The following proteins are encoded in a genomic region of Streptococcus gwangjuense:
- a CDS encoding McrB family protein, which yields MVSKQTFIDRIKKEFPDAIENQTKSYISFQVKNRKGKLQNFIEIKFQNKGIKIAVLSKSLHDSDILLFNKKSDSFGWTLDAEYFIEDENSLNEILPFINKSYEFVKSGIKSECYKVFKEFLSKFVNQANIYNSKDIEIKRSQKLDGAEHIYPALTIEGIPYKVEMLNTGHFGPKSGNGYIKSPYFGYRLSDVDNSWINIRCGFQRFKLTEFKIVKWYSNNRDEDLDYKYFVKDLELESTAEPKDILKEFYDNFTSFYRESEKEEINMSENINEYKNILLQSKNLILRGAPGTGKTYLAKEIAKELTEGHEEQIGFVQFHPSYDYTDFVEGLRPVSNGDGAIEFKLQDGIFKQFCQKAKEAQKTGGQDNFEETWAKLTDAINEKQGQYFFHRSSVPASLNSQGNVKFDSPVATKEKVYLLYKGEETKLKYETYQKIVLDHMKESYGLCDYVSPTIDTDKNFVFIIDEINRGEISKIFGELFFSIDPGYRGEMGSVSTQYANLHKTDDKFYIPENVYIIGTMNDIDRSVDTFDFAMRRRFRFVEVTAESQVGMLDDVLGDEAEEAKKRLRNLNAAIENVQELNSHYHIGPSYFLKLKDVDFDYELLWSDYLKPLLEDYLRGSYEEDETLETLKKAFDLTKNEQKDQTVADDNEGDENDDADH from the coding sequence ATGGTTTCAAAACAAACTTTCATTGACAGAATAAAAAAAGAATTCCCAGATGCAATTGAAAATCAAACAAAAAGTTATATTTCTTTTCAGGTTAAAAATAGGAAAGGGAAGTTACAAAATTTTATAGAGATTAAATTTCAAAATAAAGGAATAAAGATTGCCGTTCTCTCTAAGAGTCTTCATGATTCAGATATTTTGTTGTTTAATAAGAAGTCTGATTCATTCGGTTGGACACTTGATGCTGAGTATTTTATTGAGGATGAAAATTCATTAAATGAGATTTTACCTTTTATAAATAAATCTTATGAATTTGTAAAAAGTGGAATTAAATCAGAGTGTTATAAAGTCTTCAAAGAATTTTTGTCTAAATTTGTGAATCAAGCAAATATCTATAATTCAAAAGATATAGAAATTAAACGTTCTCAAAAATTAGATGGAGCTGAACATATTTACCCTGCTCTGACTATTGAGGGGATTCCCTACAAAGTTGAAATGCTTAACACAGGTCATTTTGGTCCAAAGAGTGGTAATGGATATATTAAATCACCTTACTTTGGTTATCGGCTGAGTGACGTGGATAACTCATGGATAAATATAAGGTGTGGTTTTCAGAGATTTAAACTCACAGAATTTAAAATAGTAAAATGGTATAGTAATAATCGAGATGAAGATTTAGATTATAAATACTTTGTCAAGGACTTAGAGTTGGAATCAACTGCTGAACCTAAGGATATTTTAAAAGAGTTTTATGATAATTTCACTAGTTTTTATAGAGAATCAGAAAAGGAAGAGATAAACATGTCAGAAAATATCAACGAGTATAAGAATATCTTATTACAATCCAAAAATCTCATCCTCCGAGGTGCACCTGGTACAGGAAAAACTTATCTTGCTAAAGAAATTGCTAAAGAGTTAACGGAAGGTCATGAGGAGCAAATCGGCTTTGTACAGTTTCATCCATCTTATGATTATACGGATTTTGTCGAGGGGTTGAGACCAGTATCAAATGGTGATGGAGCTATTGAGTTTAAATTACAAGATGGTATTTTTAAGCAGTTTTGCCAGAAGGCTAAAGAAGCTCAGAAAACTGGAGGACAAGATAATTTTGAAGAAACGTGGGCTAAGCTAACGGATGCTATCAATGAAAAGCAAGGACAATACTTCTTCCATCGTAGTTCGGTTCCAGCCAGTTTAAATAGTCAAGGGAATGTGAAGTTTGATTCTCCTGTTGCTACCAAAGAAAAAGTGTATCTTTTATACAAGGGTGAGGAGACTAAGTTAAAGTACGAAACTTATCAAAAAATCGTTTTAGATCACATGAAAGAAAGTTATGGCTTATGTGATTATGTGTCTCCAACGATTGACACAGACAAGAATTTTGTCTTCATCATCGATGAGATCAATCGTGGGGAGATTTCTAAGATTTTTGGCGAACTCTTTTTCTCTATCGACCCTGGCTATCGTGGTGAAATGGGAAGTGTTTCTACTCAGTATGCTAACTTACACAAGACTGATGACAAGTTCTATATTCCAGAGAATGTCTATATAATTGGAACAATGAATGATATTGACCGCTCGGTGGACACCTTTGATTTTGCTATGCGCCGTCGTTTCCGTTTTGTTGAAGTTACTGCCGAGAGTCAAGTTGGTATGCTAGACGATGTTCTCGGTGATGAAGCAGAAGAAGCGAAAAAACGTTTAAGAAACTTAAATGCTGCTATCGAAAATGTTCAGGAGTTAAACAGTCATTATCATATCGGACCAAGTTATTTCCTTAAGTTGAAAGATGTAGATTTTGACTATGAATTGCTCTGGTCTGATTACCTCAAACCACTTTTGGAAGATTACTTACGGGGTTCTTATGAAGAGGATGAAACTCTGGAAACATTGAAAAAAGCATTCGATCTGACAAAGAATGAGCAAAAAGATCAGACAGTAGCTGATGACAATGAAGGCGATGAAAACGATGATGCGGATCACTGA
- a CDS encoding L-threonylcarbamoyladenylate synthase translates to MTKHIQWNGTLSQEGYDILKGEGGCIVCPTKVGYIIMTSDKAGLERKFEAKERNRNKPGVVLCGSMDELRALAQLNPEIEAFYQKHWDEDILLGCILPWKPEAFEKLKAYGDGREELMTDVRGTSCFVIKFGKAGEQLAAKLWEEGKMVYASSANPSGKGNRGKVEGIGERIEGAVDLVIEADDYVASIQPDKTIETRYEQGVMVSMVDKDGKLIPEQGGARSTSPAPVVIRKGLDIDKIMMHLSDTFNSWDYRQGEYY, encoded by the coding sequence ATGACAAAACACATTCAATGGAACGGAACACTTTCACAAGAAGGCTATGACATTTTAAAAGGTGAGGGCGGATGTATCGTTTGTCCTACAAAAGTTGGTTATATCATCATGACTAGTGACAAGGCTGGTCTTGAACGTAAGTTTGAAGCCAAAGAACGTAACCGTAACAAACCAGGTGTTGTTCTCTGCGGTAGCATGGATGAGCTTCGCGCTTTAGCACAACTCAACCCAGAAATTGAAGCCTTTTACCAAAAACATTGGGATGAAGATATTCTTCTTGGTTGTATCCTTCCTTGGAAACCAGAAGCCTTTGAAAAACTCAAAGCATACGGTGATGGTCGTGAAGAACTCATGACGGACGTGCGTGGTACTAGCTGTTTTGTTATCAAATTCGGGAAAGCTGGTGAACAATTGGCTGCCAAACTTTGGGAAGAAGGCAAGATGGTCTATGCCTCATCTGCTAACCCATCTGGAAAAGGAAACCGTGGTAAGGTAGAAGGTATCGGAGAACGTATCGAAGGGGCAGTGGACCTTGTCATCGAAGCAGACGACTATGTGGCATCTATCCAGCCTGACAAAACGATTGAAACTCGCTACGAGCAAGGCGTGATGGTGTCTATGGTCGATAAGGACGGCAAACTCATCCCAGAACAAGGAGGAGCGCGATCAACTTCACCAGCTCCAGTTGTGATCCGTAAAGGGCTTGACATTGATAAAATCATGATGCACCTGTCAGACACCTTTAACTCATGGGACTACCGCCAGGGTGAGTATTATTAA
- the rnc gene encoding ribonuclease III: MKELQTVLKNHFAIEFADKNLLETAFTHTSYANEHRLLKISHNERLEFLGDAVLQLLISEYLYKKYPKKPEGDLSKLRAMIVREESLAGFARDCQFDQFIKLGKGEEKSGGRNRDTILGDTFEAFLGALLLDKDVAKVKEFIYQVMIPKVEAGEFEMITDYKTHLQELLQVNGDVAIRYQVISETGPAHDKVFDVEVLVEGKSIGQGQGRSKKLAEQEAAKNAVEKGLNSCI, translated from the coding sequence ATGAAAGAATTACAAACTGTACTAAAGAACCATTTTGCAATCGAATTTGCAGACAAAAACTTACTGGAGACTGCCTTTACTCATACGAGTTATGCCAATGAGCACCGCCTCTTAAAAATTTCACACAATGAGCGCTTGGAATTTTTAGGAGACGCTGTTCTACAGTTATTGATTTCAGAATATCTGTATAAAAAATATCCTAAAAAGCCTGAGGGTGATTTGTCCAAACTCCGTGCTATGATTGTCCGTGAGGAGAGTTTGGCTGGTTTTGCGCGTGATTGCCAGTTTGACCAGTTTATCAAGCTGGGTAAGGGGGAAGAGAAGTCTGGTGGACGCAATCGTGACACCATTCTTGGTGATACCTTCGAAGCCTTTCTTGGTGCTCTCCTTTTGGACAAGGATGTGGCCAAGGTCAAGGAATTTATCTATCAAGTCATGATTCCTAAGGTTGAAGCAGGCGAATTTGAGATGATTACAGACTACAAAACCCATCTTCAAGAGTTACTTCAGGTCAATGGCGATGTGGCTATTCGTTATCAGGTGATTTCTGAAACGGGTCCTGCCCACGATAAGGTTTTTGATGTAGAAGTTCTGGTGGAAGGTAAGAGCATTGGTCAAGGTCAAGGTCGTTCTAAGAAATTAGCAGAGCAGGAAGCTGCCAAAAATGCCGTTGAGAAAGGGCTGAATTCATGTATTTAA
- a CDS encoding GMP reductase → MLNEFPIFDYEDIQLIPNKCVIKSRAEADTSVTLGNHTFKLPVVPANMQTILDENVAEQLAKGGYFYIMHRFDEAGRIPFIKRMHEQGLIASISVGVKDYEYDFVSQLKADAPEYITIDIAHGHADSVISMIQHIKKELPDTFVIAGNVGTPEAVRELENAGADATKVGIGPGKVCITKVKTGFGTGGWQLAALRWCAKAARKPIIADGGIRTHGDIAKSIRFGASMVMIGSLFAGHIESPGKTIEVDGEQFKEYYGSASQYQKGAYKNVEGKRILLPAKGHLQDTLTEMEQDLQSAISYAGGRQVADLKHVDYVIVKNSIWNGDASH, encoded by the coding sequence ATGTTAAATGAATTTCCAATTTTTGATTATGAAGATATTCAATTGATCCCAAATAAATGTGTGATTAAAAGCCGTGCAGAAGCAGATACAAGTGTCACTCTAGGAAATCACACCTTTAAACTACCTGTTGTGCCAGCTAATATGCAGACAATTTTGGATGAAAATGTAGCAGAGCAACTGGCTAAAGGTGGTTACTTCTACATTATGCATCGTTTTGATGAGGCAGGACGCATTCCTTTTATTAAACGCATGCACGAGCAAGGGCTCATTGCTTCTATATCTGTTGGTGTTAAGGACTACGAGTATGATTTCGTTAGCCAGCTCAAGGCTGATGCTCCTGAGTACATCACGATTGACATTGCCCATGGTCATGCGGATAGCGTGATTTCTATGATTCAACACATCAAGAAAGAATTGCCAGATACCTTTGTCATTGCTGGAAATGTAGGAACACCAGAAGCGGTGCGTGAATTGGAAAATGCTGGTGCGGATGCTACTAAGGTCGGAATCGGTCCTGGTAAGGTTTGTATCACCAAGGTTAAGACTGGTTTTGGTACAGGTGGTTGGCAGTTGGCTGCTCTACGCTGGTGTGCCAAGGCTGCGCGTAAACCGATTATCGCTGATGGAGGGATTCGCACTCACGGTGATATTGCCAAGTCTATCCGTTTCGGTGCCAGCATGGTCATGATTGGTTCCCTCTTTGCAGGACATATTGAAAGTCCAGGGAAAACGATTGAAGTCGATGGTGAACAGTTCAAAGAATATTATGGTTCAGCCTCACAATATCAAAAAGGTGCTTACAAAAATGTGGAAGGAAAACGCATCTTACTTCCTGCTAAAGGACATCTCCAAGACACTTTGACTGAGATGGAACAAGATCTTCAAAGTGCTATTTCTTATGCAGGTGGACGTCAGGTTGCTGACCTTAAACACGTTGATTATGTGATCGTGAAAAACTCTATCTGGAATGGGGATGCTTCCCACTAA
- a CDS encoding bifunctional riboflavin kinase/FAD synthetase, with the protein MITTVPIKNEKDIAVPDKTVLVLGYFDGIHKGHQKLFEVASKASMKDYLPVVVMTFTESPKLALQPYKPELMLHIVSHEEREHKMKWHGVEALFLLDFSSKFASLTGQEFFDTYVRALKPAIIVAGFDYTFGSDKKTADDLKDYFDGEIIIVPPVEDEKGKISSTRIRQAILDGDVREAGQLLGTPLPSRGMVVHGNARGRTIGYPTANLVLRDRTYMPADGVYVVDIEVQRKRYRGMASVGKNVTFDGEEPRFEVNIFDFSDDIYGETVIVYWLDRVREMVKFDSVEELVDQLQKDEEIARNWKDAE; encoded by the coding sequence ATGATTACAACAGTACCTATAAAAAATGAAAAAGACATCGCAGTACCTGATAAAACAGTTCTTGTATTAGGCTACTTTGACGGTATTCACAAAGGACATCAGAAGCTTTTTGAAGTAGCTAGCAAGGCTTCTATGAAAGATTATCTACCAGTTGTCGTGATGACCTTTACAGAGTCCCCTAAACTCGCTTTGCAACCTTACAAGCCAGAATTAATGCTTCATATTGTTAGCCATGAAGAACGAGAACATAAGATGAAATGGCATGGAGTAGAGGCTCTTTTCTTACTTGACTTTAGTAGTAAATTTGCTAGTTTAACGGGGCAAGAGTTCTTTGATACCTATGTTAGAGCTTTAAAACCAGCGATTATTGTAGCGGGATTTGATTACACCTTTGGTTCTGATAAGAAAACTGCGGATGATTTGAAGGATTATTTTGATGGAGAAATCATCATTGTTCCTCCTGTTGAGGATGAAAAGGGGAAAATTAGTTCTACTCGTATTCGTCAAGCTATTCTTGATGGAGATGTCAGAGAAGCTGGTCAGTTACTTGGCACTCCTCTACCATCACGTGGAATGGTTGTTCATGGCAATGCTCGTGGACGGACTATCGGTTACCCAACAGCAAACTTAGTTTTAAGAGATAGAACTTATATGCCAGCAGACGGTGTCTACGTAGTCGATATTGAAGTGCAGCGTAAAAGATATCGTGGAATGGCGAGTGTCGGGAAAAACGTTACTTTCGATGGAGAAGAGCCACGTTTTGAAGTAAATATTTTTGATTTTTCAGATGACATTTACGGTGAAACAGTGATTGTCTACTGGCTAGACCGTGTTCGAGAAATGGTCAAATTTGACTCCGTTGAAGAACTGGTAGACCAACTCCAGAAGGATGAAGAAATTGCTCGGAATTGGAAGGATGCTGAGTAG
- the leuD gene encoding 3-isopropylmalate dehydratase small subunit, translated as MEKFTVYTGTTVPLMNDNIDTDQILPKQFLKLIDKKGFGKYLMYAWRYLDDKYTEDPDFVFNRPEYRKATILISGDNFGAGSSREHAAWALADYGFKVVIAGSFGDIHYNNELNNGMLPIVQPREVREKLAQLQPSDQVIVDLEQQKIISPVGEFTFEIDSEWKHKLLNGLDDIGITLQYEDLIAAYEKQRPDYWQD; from the coding sequence ATGGAGAAATTTACAGTTTATACGGGAACGACCGTTCCTCTCATGAATGATAACATCGACACCGACCAAATCCTACCCAAGCAGTTTCTCAAGCTGATTGATAAAAAAGGCTTTGGTAAGTACCTCATGTATGCTTGGCGTTATTTGGATGACAAGTATACTGAGGATCCAGACTTTGTCTTTAACCGACCTGAATACCGTAAAGCAACTATACTCATCTCAGGGGATAACTTTGGGGCAGGTTCTTCAAGGGAACACGCAGCTTGGGCCCTAGCTGACTATGGTTTTAAAGTCGTGATTGCGGGGTCTTTTGGTGATATTCATTACAATAATGAACTCAATAATGGCATGTTGCCCATTGTTCAGCCCAGAGAGGTTCGAGAGAAACTAGCTCAGCTACAACCAAGTGACCAGGTAATTGTGGACTTGGAACAACAAAAAATCATCTCACCAGTTGGAGAATTCACTTTTGAAATCGATAGCGAATGGAAACACAAGCTCTTAAATGGTTTGGATGATATCGGTATTACTTTGCAGTATGAAGACTTGATTGCTGCTTATGAAAAACAACGACCAGACTACTGGCAGGATTAG
- a CDS encoding McrC family protein yields the protein MMRITDNQHKIVKEEFVEEYPKLSNLLLDRTLESLSQDERVFIFPNDLKNSPDLEKDQKIFETVNQKIKTGNVIGFLGCGQERLTISSRFSDESNDYFLHYLLQKVFHINLTSLDVALSSEDKLYQLLMYLFPKYLQAAMRKGLYKEYQRFSHNDSHVKGVIDVRNHLKKNLPFTGNIAYTTREFTYDNPLMQLVRHTIEYIKNQKSIGQGVLDNLSTSRENVAEIVRVTPSYKLADRAKIIRVNQSKPIRHAYFHEYRKLQELCLMILNQEKHGLGYQDQKIHGILFDVAWLWEEYVHTLLPKDFIHPRNKDKTDGISVFSSRERKVFPDFYQEELKIVLDAKYKKLELTEKGINREDLFQLISYSYILKAEKVGLVFPSKDKVVDNEIGKLAGYGALLKKWSIQIPRESSSYREFCEMMENSEETFKRNITKEVGRK from the coding sequence ATGATGCGGATCACTGATAATCAACACAAGATTGTTAAAGAAGAATTTGTTGAAGAATATCCTAAACTAAGCAATCTTCTTTTAGACAGAACCTTGGAAAGTCTATCCCAAGATGAACGTGTTTTCATTTTTCCAAACGATTTGAAGAATTCCCCTGACTTAGAAAAGGACCAAAAAATCTTTGAAACAGTTAATCAGAAAATCAAGACTGGAAATGTGATTGGTTTTCTGGGGTGTGGTCAGGAAAGATTAACGATTTCCTCTCGCTTTTCTGATGAGAGTAATGACTATTTTTTGCATTATCTTTTACAAAAGGTTTTTCATATCAATCTCACTAGTTTAGATGTAGCTTTGTCGAGTGAAGATAAGCTCTATCAACTTTTGATGTATCTCTTCCCCAAGTATCTACAAGCTGCAATGCGAAAAGGTCTTTATAAGGAATACCAGAGATTTTCTCATAACGACAGTCATGTTAAGGGAGTGATTGATGTAAGAAACCATCTCAAGAAAAACCTTCCTTTCACGGGAAATATTGCCTACACAACGAGAGAGTTCACCTATGATAATCCCCTCATGCAGTTGGTCCGTCATACTATTGAATACATTAAGAATCAGAAAAGCATTGGTCAAGGGGTACTAGATAATCTCTCAACTAGTCGTGAAAACGTAGCTGAAATCGTGCGTGTAACGCCCTCTTATAAACTAGCTGATCGTGCTAAGATTATTCGGGTAAATCAATCTAAACCTATACGTCATGCATACTTTCACGAGTACAGAAAATTACAAGAACTTTGCCTGATGATTCTAAACCAAGAAAAGCACGGTTTAGGGTATCAAGATCAAAAAATTCATGGTATTCTTTTTGATGTTGCCTGGCTTTGGGAAGAGTATGTTCATACTTTGTTGCCAAAAGATTTCATCCATCCACGAAATAAAGATAAGACGGACGGAATTTCAGTATTTTCTAGTCGAGAAAGAAAAGTATTTCCAGATTTTTATCAAGAAGAGCTTAAAATAGTATTAGATGCCAAGTATAAAAAACTGGAATTGACTGAAAAAGGAATCAACCGTGAGGACTTATTCCAGCTGATTTCCTATTCTTATATTTTAAAAGCTGAGAAGGTTGGTCTTGTTTTTCCGAGCAAGGACAAGGTTGTTGATAATGAGATAGGAAAGCTGGCAGGTTATGGAGCTTTGTTAAAGAAGTGGTCTATCCAAATTCCTAGAGAGTCTTCATCTTATCGTGAATTTTGTGAAATGATGGAAAACTCTGAAGAAACTTTTAAAAGGAATATTACTAAAGAAGTGGGGAGAAAATAA
- the smc gene encoding chromosome segregation protein SMC, translated as MYLKEIEIQGFKSFADKTKVVFDQGVTAVVGPNGSGKSNITESLRWALGESSVKSLRGGKMPDVIFAGTESRKPLNYASVVVTLDNNDGFIKDAGQEIRVERHIYRSGDSEYKIDGKKVRLRDIHDLFLDTGLGRDSFSIISQGKVEEIFNSKPEERRAIFEEAAGVLKYKTRRKETESKLQQTQDNLDRLEDIIYELDNQIKPLEKQAENARKFLDLEGQRKAIYLDVLVAQIKENKAELESTEEELAQVQELLTSYYQKREKLEEENQNLKKQRQDLQAEMAKDQGSLMDLTSLISDLERKLALSKLESEQVALNQQEAQARLTALEDKRNSLSKEKSDKESSLALLEENLVQNNQKLNRLEAELLAFSDDPDQMIELLRERFVALLQEEADVSNQLTRVENELENSRQLSQKQADQLEKLKEQLTTAKEKASQQKAELETAKEQVQKLLADYQAIAKEQEEQKTSYQAQQSQLFDRLDSLKNKQARAQSLENILRNHSNFYAGVKSVLQEKDRLGGIIGAVSEHLTFDVHYQTALEIALGASSQHIIVEDENAATKAIDFLKRNRAGRATFLPLTTIKARTISSQNQDAIAASPGFLGMADELVKFDTRLEAIFKNLLATTAIFDTVEHARAAARQVRYQVRMVTLDGTELRTGGSYAGGANRQNNSIFIKPELEQLQKEIVEEEASLRSEEETFKTLQDEMARLTERLEAIKSQGEQARIQEQGLSLAYQQTSQQVEELETLWKLQEEELNRLTEDDWQADKEKCQERLATIASDKQNLEAEIEEIKSNKNAIQERYQNLQEEVAQARLLKTELQGQKRYEVADIERLGKELDNLNIEQEEIQRLLQEKVDNLEKVDTDLLSQQAEEAKTQKTNLQQGLIRKQFELDDIEGQLDDIASHLDQARQQNEEWIRKQTRAEAKKEKVSERLRHLQSQLTDQYQISYTEALEKAHELENLNLAEQEVKDLEKAIRSLGPVNIEAIDQYEEVHNRLDFLNSQRDDILSAKNLLLETITEMNDEVKERFKSTFEAIRESFKVTFKQMFGGGQADLILTEGDLLTAGVEISVQPPGKKIQSLNLMSGGEKALSALALLFSIIRVKTIPFVILDEVEAALDEANVKRFGDYLNRFDKDSQFIVVTHRKGTMAAADSIYGVTMQESGVSKIVSVKLKDLDEKLD; from the coding sequence ATGTATTTAAAGGAAATCGAAATTCAGGGATTCAAGTCTTTTGCTGACAAGACTAAGGTCGTCTTTGACCAAGGTGTGACGGCAGTTGTTGGTCCCAATGGATCTGGAAAGTCCAATATTACTGAAAGTCTGCGTTGGGCCTTGGGGGAGTCAAGTGTTAAGAGTCTCCGTGGGGGCAAGATGCCGGACGTAATTTTTGCTGGAACTGAAAGTCGCAAACCGCTCAATTATGCTTCTGTAGTTGTGACTCTGGATAATAATGATGGATTTATCAAGGATGCAGGTCAAGAAATCAGGGTAGAACGCCATATCTATCGTAGTGGTGATAGCGAATACAAGATTGACGGCAAGAAAGTCCGTCTGCGTGATATTCATGACCTCTTCTTGGATACAGGTTTGGGCCGAGATTCCTTCTCTATTATTTCTCAAGGGAAGGTTGAGGAGATTTTTAATTCCAAGCCTGAAGAACGCCGAGCTATTTTTGAAGAAGCTGCTGGAGTTTTGAAATACAAGACTCGCAGAAAAGAAACTGAGAGTAAACTGCAGCAAACTCAGGATAATCTGGATCGTCTAGAAGACATTATCTACGAGTTGGATAATCAAATCAAGCCTCTTGAGAAGCAAGCTGAAAATGCTCGTAAGTTTTTAGATTTGGAAGGCCAACGCAAGGCTATTTACTTGGATGTTTTGGTTGCTCAAATCAAGGAAAATAAGGCTGAACTAGAGTCGACAGAAGAAGAGTTGGCTCAGGTTCAGGAATTATTGACAAGTTATTACCAAAAGCGTGAAAAATTAGAAGAAGAAAATCAGAATCTCAAGAAGCAACGTCAAGATTTACAAGCTGAAATGGCCAAAGACCAAGGCAGTTTGATGGATTTGACCAGTCTGATTAGTGATTTAGAGAGAAAATTAGCCCTTTCTAAACTAGAATCTGAGCAAGTAGCCCTCAATCAACAGGAAGCGCAAGCTCGTTTGACTGCTTTGGAGGATAAGAGAAATTCACTCAGCAAAGAAAAATCTGATAAAGAAAGTTCTTTAGCCCTCTTAGAGGAAAATCTAGTCCAAAATAATCAAAAACTCAATCGACTAGAAGCTGAATTGCTAGCTTTTTCAGATGATCCTGATCAGATGATTGAGCTTTTGCGTGAACGCTTTGTGGCGCTTTTACAAGAAGAAGCTGATGTATCAAACCAGCTGACCCGTGTCGAAAACGAGTTGGAAAATAGTCGTCAGCTTTCTCAAAAACAAGCAGATCAACTAGAAAAGCTGAAAGAACAGCTGACTACAGCTAAAGAGAAGGCAAGTCAGCAAAAGGCTGAGCTTGAAACTGCCAAGGAGCAAGTTCAGAAATTATTGGCCGACTACCAAGCTATTGCCAAGGAGCAAGAGGAGCAGAAAACTTCCTATCAAGCTCAACAAAGTCAACTCTTTGACCGTCTGGACAGTCTTAAAAATAAGCAGGCCAGAGCTCAGAGTTTGGAAAATATCCTGAGAAATCATAGCAACTTTTACGCGGGTGTTAAGAGTGTTCTCCAAGAAAAAGACCGCCTTGGTGGGATTATTGGTGCAGTCAGTGAGCACCTGACCTTTGATGTTCATTATCAAACTGCTCTAGAGATTGCCTTAGGGGCAAGCAGTCAGCATATCATCGTAGAAGATGAGAACGCGGCGACTAAGGCTATTGATTTCCTCAAACGGAACAGAGCCGGTCGTGCAACTTTCCTTCCTTTGACAACGATCAAGGCGCGTACGATTTCTAGCCAGAATCAAGATGCTATCGCTGCAAGTCCGGGATTTCTGGGCATGGCAGATGAGTTGGTGAAATTCGATACTAGACTGGAAGCTATTTTCAAAAACTTGCTAGCTACGACGGCTATTTTTGATACTGTAGAGCATGCGCGTGCAGCTGCTCGACAAGTTCGTTATCAGGTTCGTATGGTGACTTTGGACGGTACAGAGTTGCGCACAGGTGGTTCTTACGCAGGTGGAGCCAATCGCCAGAATAACAGTATTTTTATTAAGCCAGAGCTGGAGCAATTACAAAAAGAAATTGTTGAAGAAGAAGCAAGCTTGCGTTCAGAAGAGGAGACTTTTAAGACCTTGCAAGATGAGATGGCTAGATTGACAGAAAGATTAGAAGCCATCAAGTCTCAGGGGGAGCAGGCTCGTATTCAGGAACAAGGCTTGTCCCTCGCTTATCAGCAGACCAGTCAGCAAGTTGAGGAACTGGAAACTCTTTGGAAACTTCAAGAAGAGGAATTAAATCGTCTTACTGAGGATGATTGGCAAGCAGATAAGGAAAAATGCCAAGAGCGCCTTGCTACAATCGCCAGTGACAAGCAAAATCTGGAAGCTGAGATTGAAGAGATTAAGTCTAACAAAAACGCCATCCAAGAACGTTATCAAAATTTGCAGGAAGAGGTAGCGCAAGCTCGCCTGCTTAAGACAGAACTGCAAGGGCAAAAACGTTATGAAGTGGCTGACATTGAACGTTTAGGCAAGGAATTGGATAATCTGAATATCGAACAAGAGGAAATCCAGCGCCTTCTTCAAGAAAAGGTTGACAATCTTGAGAAAGTTGATACGGATTTGCTCAGTCAACAGGCCGAAGAAGCCAAAACTCAGAAAACAAACCTCCAACAAGGTTTGATTCGCAAGCAGTTTGAGTTGGATGATATTGAAGGTCAGCTGGATGATATTGCTAGTCATTTGGACCAGGCTCGCCAGCAGAACGAGGAGTGGATTCGCAAGCAAACACGAGCTGAAGCCAAGAAAGAAAAGGTCAGCGAGCGCTTGCGTCATTTACAAAGTCAATTAACAGACCAGTACCAGATTAGCTACACTGAAGCTCTAGAAAAAGCGCATGAGTTAGAAAATCTCAATCTGGCAGAGCAAGAGGTTAAGGATTTAGAAAAGGCTATTCGCTCACTTGGTCCTGTCAATATAGAAGCTATTGACCAGTATGAAGAAGTCCATAACCGTCTGGATTTCTTGAATAGTCAACGTGATGACATTTTGTCAGCGAAAAACTTGCTCCTTGAGACCATTACAGAGATGAATGATGAGGTCAAGGAACGCTTTAAATCAACCTTTGAAGCTATTCGTGAATCCTTTAAAGTGACCTTCAAACAGATGTTTGGTGGAGGTCAGGCAGATTTAATCTTGACTGAGGGTGACTTGTTGACAGCTGGGGTTGAGATTTCTGTTCAACCTCCGGGTAAGAAAATCCAGTCGCTTAACCTCATGAGTGGTGGTGAAAAAGCATTATCAGCTCTTGCTTTGCTTTTCTCCATTATTCGTGTCAAGACCATTCCATTTGTCATTTTGGATGAGGTAGAAGCTGCGCTAGACGAAGCCAATGTAAAACGCTTTGGGGATTACCTCAACCGCTTTGACAAGGACAGCCAGTTTATCGTTGTGACCCACCGTAAGGGAACCATGGCAGCGGCTGATTCTATTTATGGAGTGACTATGCAAGAATCGGGTGTCTCAAAAATTGTTTCGGTGAAGTTAAAAGATTTGGATGAAAAACTAGACTAA